The following proteins are co-located in the Silene latifolia isolate original U9 population chromosome 1, ASM4854445v1, whole genome shotgun sequence genome:
- the LOC141610157 gene encoding proteasome subunit beta type-1 codes for MTKQQPSWSPYDNNGGTCVAVAGADYCVIAADTRMSTGYNILTRDYSKIYKLAEKSVLASSGFQPDVRALQKVLGSRHLLYQHQHNKQMSCPAMAQLLSNTLYYKRFFPYYAFNVLAGLDNEGKGCVFTYDAVGSYEKVGYSSQGSGSKLIMPFLDNQLKSPSPLLLPVQDAVTPLSEPEAIDLVKTAFAAATERDIYTGDKLEILVLNNDGLRREYMKLRED; via the exons ATGACGAAGCAGCAACCTAGTTGGTCTCCCTACGATAACAATGGAGG AACATGTGTAGCGGTAGCAGGAGCAGATTATTGTGTGATCGCAGCCGATACTCGTATGTCCACCGGCTACAACATCCTCACTCGCGACTACTCCAAGATTTACAAACt TGCTGAGAAGAGTGTGTTAGCATCATCCGGATTTCAGCCCGATGTGAGGGCCTTACAAAAGGTCCTGGGATCAAGGCATTTG TTGTATCAGCATCAGCACAACAAGCAAATGAGCTGTCCTGCAATGGCTCAGCTTCTGTCAAACACCTTGTACTACAAACGTTTCTTCCCTTACTATGCTTTTAATGTATTGGCTGGCCTTGATAATGAAG GCAAGGGCTGTGTTTTCACATATGATGCTGTTGGGTCATATGAGAAGGTTGGATACAGTTCCCAAGGTTCTGGTTCCAAACTTATAATGCCATTCCTGGATAACCAGCTGAAGTCTCCAAGCCCCCTCTTATTACCTGTACAG GATGCGGTCACCCCACTTTCTGAGCCAGAAGCAATCGATTTGGTGAAAACTGCTTTTGCAGCTGCAACTGAGAGGGACATTTACACT GGAGACAAGCTGGAAATTTTGGTTCTCAACAATGATGGTCTTCGTCGGGAGTACATGAAACTCCGGGAAGATTAA